The following are from one region of the Bacillaceae bacterium S4-13-56 genome:
- the hypB gene encoding hydrogenase nickel incorporation protein HypB — MTTSKTIQLNEDVLADNNQAAEYVRGVLKDKHIFCLNLMSSPGAGKTTILEQTIKELPSIYRVGVIEGDLATEMDAERIRTSGAYAVQINTNGGCHLDARMIAKILHELPLEDIDILFIENVGNLVCPSGYDLGQQHKIAILSVPEGNDKIPKYPVMFRRTELVLLNKIDLLPYLNFDVGVALEDLMGINPESSMIQLSAKTNEGMDEWISWINKSYNQWKEAMK; from the coding sequence TGTACGGGGTGTTCTTAAAGATAAGCATATTTTTTGCTTAAATTTGATGAGTTCTCCTGGAGCAGGAAAGACCACCATACTAGAACAAACCATAAAAGAATTGCCTTCAATCTATAGGGTTGGTGTAATCGAAGGGGATTTAGCAACTGAAATGGACGCTGAGCGCATACGAACTTCCGGCGCATATGCCGTTCAAATTAATACGAATGGTGGATGTCATCTCGATGCTAGAATGATAGCGAAAATTTTACATGAGCTACCATTGGAAGACATTGATATTCTATTTATTGAGAATGTAGGTAATCTTGTATGTCCATCTGGTTATGACCTGGGACAACAGCATAAAATTGCGATTCTAAGTGTACCAGAGGGGAATGATAAAATCCCTAAATATCCAGTTATGTTTAGAAGAACAGAGCTTGTCCTATTAAATAAAATCGACTTACTTCCATATCTAAATTTTGATGTAGGGGTAGCGTTAGAAGATTTAATGGGAATAAATCCAGAATCTAGCATGATTCAGCTTTCTGCAAAGACAAATGAAGGAATGGATGAGTGGATCTCATGGATAAACAAATCTTACAATCAGTGGAAAGAAGCTATGAAATAA